One Peptostreptococcus equinus genomic window carries:
- the htpG gene encoding molecular chaperone HtpG, with protein sequence MSLEKGKVSIHSENIFPIIKKWLYSDKDIFVRELVSNACDAIAKHKRLASMGQANLEDKYKVIVAVDRDKRTISFEDNGIGMTAEEIKKYINQVAFSGAEDFVNKYKDKMDESNDIIGHFGLGFYSAFMVAEKVQIDSLSFEEGSEPVKWESEDGMEFELSQGDRIEHGTKITLTIAEDSDEFLYEYKLREILNKYCYFLPVEIFLENVQDNSIDMSESDSEVTSQENNNSDKDEIEEVKAINNTQPLWMKSPKDCSDEDYKNFYREVFKTYEDPLFWIHLNVDFPFNLKGILYFPKLKNEYELVEGQVKLFNNQVFVADNIKEVIPEFLLLLKGVIDCPDLPLNVSRSFLQNDKDVSKISKHIVKKVADKLKSLFKNEREVFEGFWDDIHMFIKYGCLKDESFYDKIKEVILYKDIDSKHITLSEYLKDAKENNYENTVYYTTDINQQAQYIKQFKTNGLNAIVMDNTLDTPFMGLIEYKESMSNNGIENTEENNLENMLKFARIDSDISKIMSSTEEENSEIDQEIVEIFKNVLGEKLSDYKVESFKDKNMTAMVTVDEDSIRMAQMKEQFQAMGMAGMDFEEKQSLLVNRKSPVIVKLLDMSKDPSNKEKVDLICSQIADLAILSNRELNPDQLNEYINRSNKIMMLVLNQ encoded by the coding sequence ATGAGTTTAGAAAAAGGTAAAGTATCAATACATTCCGAAAACATATTTCCAATAATTAAAAAATGGCTTTATTCAGATAAAGATATTTTTGTAAGAGAATTGGTAAGTAATGCTTGTGATGCAATAGCAAAGCATAAAAGATTGGCTTCTATGGGACAGGCAAATCTTGAAGATAAATATAAGGTAATAGTAGCTGTGGATAGAGATAAAAGAACTATATCATTTGAGGATAATGGTATAGGTATGACTGCTGAAGAAATAAAGAAATATATAAATCAAGTAGCATTTTCTGGGGCAGAAGATTTTGTAAATAAATACAAGGATAAAATGGATGAATCAAATGATATAATAGGTCACTTTGGTCTGGGATTTTATTCAGCTTTCATGGTAGCAGAAAAAGTTCAGATTGACTCCCTATCATTTGAAGAAGGTTCTGAGCCAGTGAAATGGGAATCAGAAGATGGTATGGAATTTGAACTATCACAAGGTGATAGAATAGAGCATGGTACAAAAATAACTTTGACTATAGCGGAAGATAGTGATGAATTTTTATATGAATATAAATTAAGAGAGATATTAAATAAATATTGTTATTTCTTACCAGTAGAAATATTCTTAGAAAATGTTCAGGATAATAGCATTGATATGAGTGAATCAGACTCTGAAGTTACTAGTCAAGAAAATAATAATTCAGATAAAGATGAAATAGAAGAAGTTAAAGCTATAAACAATACTCAGCCATTGTGGATGAAATCTCCAAAAGATTGTAGCGATGAAGATTACAAGAATTTTTATAGAGAAGTATTTAAGACTTATGAAGATCCACTATTTTGGATACATTTAAATGTGGATTTTCCATTTAACTTGAAGGGAATCTTATACTTCCCTAAATTAAAAAATGAATATGAACTAGTGGAAGGACAGGTAAAATTATTTAATAATCAGGTATTTGTTGCAGATAATATCAAAGAAGTAATACCAGAATTTTTATTATTATTAAAGGGTGTGATAGATTGTCCTGATTTACCACTAAATGTGTCTAGATCTTTCCTTCAAAATGATAAAGATGTAAGTAAAATCTCTAAGCATATAGTGAAGAAAGTAGCAGATAAGTTAAAATCATTGTTTAAGAATGAAAGAGAAGTCTTCGAGGGATTCTGGGATGATATCCATATGTTTATAAAGTATGGATGCTTGAAGGATGAATCATTCTATGACAAAATTAAAGAAGTAATACTATATAAAGATATTGACTCTAAACATATTACATTATCAGAGTATCTAAAGGATGCAAAAGAAAATAACTATGAAAATACTGTTTATTATACAACAGATATTAATCAGCAAGCACAATATATAAAGCAATTTAAAACTAATGGACTAAATGCTATAGTAATGGATAATACACTTGATACACCGTTTATGGGATTGATAGAATATAAGGAATCTATGTCAAATAATGGTATAGAAAATACAGAAGAAAATAATTTAGAAAATATGTTAAAATTTGCAAGAATAGATTCAGATATTTCTAAGATAATGTCAAGCACAGAAGAAGAAAATTCAGAAATTGACCAAGAAATAGTAGAGATATTTAAAAATGTTTTGGGTGAAAAACTTTCAGATTATAAGGTAGAAAGTTTTAAGGACAAAAATATGACAGCTATGGTCACTGTAGATGAAGATAGTATTAGAATGGCTCAGATGAAAGAACAGTTCCAAGCTATGGGTATGGCTGGTATGGACTTTGAAGAAAAGCAGAGTTTACTTGTTAATAGAAAATCTCCAGTAATAGTAAAATTATTAGATATGAGTAAAGATCCATCTAATAAAGAAAAAGTTGATTTAATTTGTTCTCAGATTGCAGATTTGGCAATTCTATCAAATAGAGAATTGAATCCTGATCAACTAAATGAATATATAAATAGAAGTAATAAAATTATGATGTTAGTGCTTAATCAATAA